In Candidatus Methylomirabilota bacterium, one DNA window encodes the following:
- a CDS encoding amino acid ABC transporter permease: protein MIESFFNLEIVAASWPIVRAGLRNTILLSLLVVPLGLLGGLILALLASAKAPMVRWPLMAWVDFFRAFPPLVLLILLFAGLPFAGLELGGFVCVAIAFFLNTGAYYGEILRAGIESVPSGQVEAARSTGLSRLQTMAYVVLPQAVRNVLPDLLSNTLEVVKLTSLGSVVAVPELLYQARQAQSLTYNATPIVVAAVIYFVLLWPVVRLLSRLENRALAAR, encoded by the coding sequence ATGATCGAGAGCTTCTTCAACCTGGAGATCGTCGCCGCCTCCTGGCCCATCGTGCGGGCCGGCCTCCGGAACACGATCCTGCTCTCGCTGCTCGTGGTGCCGCTGGGCCTCCTCGGCGGGCTGATTCTCGCGCTGCTCGCCAGCGCGAAGGCGCCCATGGTGCGCTGGCCCCTGATGGCGTGGGTCGACTTCTTCCGCGCGTTCCCGCCGCTCGTCCTCCTCATCCTGCTTTTCGCCGGCCTACCCTTCGCCGGCCTCGAGCTCGGCGGGTTCGTCTGCGTGGCCATCGCCTTCTTCCTCAACACGGGGGCGTACTACGGCGAGATCCTGCGCGCGGGCATCGAATCCGTGCCCTCCGGCCAGGTGGAGGCGGCGCGCTCCACCGGGCTCTCCCGCCTGCAGACGATGGCCTACGTCGTGCTGCCCCAGGCGGTGCGGAACGTCCTGCCCGACCTCCTCTCGAACACGCTCGAGGTCGTGAAGCTCACCTCGCTCGGCAGCGTGGTGGCCGTGCCCGAGCTCCTCTACCAGGCGCGGCAGGCCCAGAGCCTCACCTACAACGCGACGCCGATCGTGGTCGCGGCGGTCATCTACTTCGTGCTGCTCTGGCCGGTGGTGCGCCTCCTGAGCCGGCTGGAGAACCGCGCCCTCGCGGCGCGCTGA
- a CDS encoding DUF1259 domain-containing protein, whose amino-acid sequence MKAMAMVGVAVFLVAVSAPAWAAEPDWKMVEQALEAPGQLQPGGVFRVGMPRTDLAVIVKGVSVKPGFAVGSYAAFKQMGDHTMAMGDLALLDGEIPAVMSGLLAGGLQVTALHNHLNDMWPHVMYMHYEGHGEAVALAKALRVALAASGTPLGAARTTPAAAPASPMDTSRLEQALGRAGRDVGGIYQVTAPRADSVTEMGMPLLPAMGVTTVINFQPLADGRAAITGDFVLIDREVNPVARALREHGIDVTAIHNHGLMDTPRLFYMHFWGVDDPLKLASGVKAALEQTNVTK is encoded by the coding sequence ATGAAGGCGATGGCAATGGTGGGGGTGGCGGTGTTCCTGGTGGCGGTGTCGGCGCCGGCGTGGGCGGCGGAGCCCGACTGGAAGATGGTGGAGCAGGCGCTCGAAGCGCCCGGGCAGCTCCAGCCGGGGGGCGTCTTCCGCGTGGGCATGCCTCGGACCGACCTCGCCGTCATCGTCAAGGGCGTGTCGGTGAAGCCCGGCTTCGCGGTGGGCTCCTATGCCGCGTTCAAGCAGATGGGAGACCACACCATGGCCATGGGCGATCTCGCCCTCCTCGATGGCGAGATCCCGGCGGTGATGTCTGGTCTGCTCGCGGGCGGCCTGCAGGTGACGGCGCTCCACAACCATCTCAACGACATGTGGCCCCACGTCATGTACATGCACTATGAGGGTCACGGTGAGGCGGTGGCGCTCGCGAAGGCGCTGCGGGTCGCCCTCGCCGCGAGCGGGACGCCCCTCGGCGCCGCGCGCACGACGCCCGCGGCGGCGCCAGCGTCGCCGATGGACACGAGCCGGCTCGAGCAGGCGCTGGGCCGGGCGGGACGCGACGTCGGCGGCATCTATCAGGTGACGGCGCCCCGCGCCGACTCGGTGACCGAGATGGGCATGCCCTTGCTCCCGGCCATGGGGGTGACGACGGTGATCAATTTCCAGCCCCTGGCCGACGGCCGGGCCGCGATCACCGGTGATTTCGTCCTGATCGACCGTGAGGTCAACCCGGTCGCCCGCGCGCTGCGCGAGCACGGGATCGACGTGACGGCCATTCACAATCACGGCCTGATGGACACGCCGCGCCTCTTCTACATGCACTTCTGGGGCGTCGACGACCCGCTCAAGCTCGCGAGCGGGGTGAAGGCCGCGCTGGAGCAGACCAACGTGACGAAGTGA